In a genomic window of Caloenas nicobarica isolate bCalNic1 chromosome 1, bCalNic1.hap1, whole genome shotgun sequence:
- the LOC136000660 gene encoding C-type lectin domain family 2 member B-like — translation MKPWTRDCVSSQEELDQALGPQAEGASIHQEMPGNAGRRACRALGEWCTLHPVYVLVLAVLVALVLVLAAAVAMVSAGRDGGRAAAVLGCPDDWVGYRNVCYYLSSEEGSWERGQERCSSLGASLAVIKREWEMEFLSRLKGNVDYWVGLRRQDGRLEWVDGSSFNDTITLKGQESCFWLN, via the exons ATGAAGCCTTGGACGCGAGACTGTGTTTCCTCGCAGGAAGAACTGGACCAGGCCTTGGGTCCCCAGGCTGAAGGGGCGTCCATTCACCAAGAGATGCCAGGCAATGCAGGCAGAAGGGCGTGCAGGGCTCTGG gtGAGTGGTGCACGCTGCATCCAGTGTATGTcctggtgctggctgtgctTGTGGCTCTGGTCCTGGTTTTGGCAGCGGCTGTTGCTATGGTGTCAG caggaagagatggagggCGTGCAGCTGCCGTGCTGGGCTGTCCTGACGACTGGGTTGGGTACCGCAATGTCTGCTACTACCTCTCGAGCGAGGAGGGGAGCTGGGAGCGGGGCCAGGAGCGGTGCTCCTCGCTCGGGGCCTCGCTGGCTGTGATCAAGAGGGAGTGGGAAATG GAGTTTCTGTCACGCCTCAAGGGCAACGTTGATTACTGGGTTGGGCTGCGCAGACAGGACGGGCGCCTGGAGTGGGTGGACGGCAGCAGCTTCAATGACAC